The genomic interval GCGCCGGGTTGTCGTCGGGCGCCGGGGCTTCGCGGTCGGTCGCCGGGCCGGAGAACTCGCCCATCGGGTGCAGGATCTTCTCGTGCAGGACGCCGCCGACATAAAGCGGTATGCGCCGGCCGCCGGCGTCCAGCGCGACGCCGGCCGGCCACAGGCGCAAGATCCAGCGCCCGGCGTCGGGCGCATCCGGCGGGTCGTCGCGGATGAGAATCAGGGCCGGACGGCGGCCGTTCTGGGTGCGCGGCAGCACCGGCAGGTCCTCTGCTGCGGTCCTGCCTGCGACGAAGCCGGCGGCCGAGGCGATCGACCAGCGCGGCGGCCGGCGCCAGCCGTGCTCCGCCAGGACCTCGGCGAAGCGCGCCGGGAGGCCGGCATGCTGGATCACCAACGGCTCACGATCCTCGCCGCTGAGGCCGATGCGGCGCGCGGGAAGCTCGGCCCAGCGCCCGGCGAGCCAGGCGTCGGCGGCCAGCACCTCGTCGACCAGCACCGGCTCGTAGGAGGCGACGGCAGCGTCGAAGGCGCGGTGCACGTGCCAGCCGCCGGCGGCGGCGAGCACGGCGGCGACCAGCACGGCGAGCACGGTGCGGCCGACCTTCTCGTTGTGGATCGAGCCGAAGACGAAGCCGAAGGCGGACACCATGGCGACGCCGAACAGCAGGCCGGCGACGACGTCGCTCGCCCAGTGGGCACCGAGATAGACGCGCGAGAAGCCGAGCGCGAGCACGTAGGCGGCGGTGACGGTGAACAGCGCCGCCTTGGTCCACGGCGAGCGGTCGTGAGCGACGAGCACGGTCAGGATGCCGTAAAGCACGGCGTTGAGCGTGGCGTGGCCGCTGGGGAAGCTGTAGGCGTGGGCCCCGTCGTAGAGCTCGAGCGGGCGCAGGCGCAGCACGGTCAGCTTGAGCAGCGGCACGAACAGCGCGGCGCCGGTCATGGCGACCAGGAAGCCGAGCGCGCGGCGCCAGGCGCGGCGCAGGAACAGGTAGCCGGCCGCCGCCAGGGTGACGACGGTGACGACGACGCCGTCGCCGAGCATGGTGATGAACACCATGATATGGTCGCCAAGCGGCGTGCGCAGGGACTGGAACAGATTGCGGATGGCGACGTCGGCCTGCAGCATGGCCTCGCCCGGGGCGATCTCGGCGACCACCCAGAAGAACGCCGGCATGGTGACCAGCAGCAGCAGCGCGGAGACCAGCATGCCGGCCGAACGCGGGTGCTCGGGGTCGAAGGTGCGCGCGACCCAGCGCGACAGTCGGTCCGGCCGGCGCGCGCACCAGGCAACCAGCGCGACATGGGTGCCGGGGAACAGCGGCAGGACGATCAGGATCAGCCAGCGTCCGAGCATGACCGCGACGAAGACGATCACGCACAGGACGCCGAGCACCAGGGCGAGGCGGCCGCTGACCTCGCCGAGGGCGCTGAAGGCGGTGCCGGCGAGGAAGCCGGGGCCGAGATGGGCGATCGCCCAGGCCACTGCCGAAACGACGTTGATGATCGTGAAGCGGGTGGCGTTCATGCCGACCATGCCGGCGATGCCGGGCACGACCGCCTTCACGCCGGGCACGAAGCGGCCGATGAACACGCTCTTGCCGCCGTGGCGCAGGAAGAAGGCCTCGCCGCGCTCGACCAGGCTACGGTAGCGCGACAGCGGCCAGACGCTCTTCAGCCGGTCCTTGTAGACATGGCCGATCCAGTAGGAGACGGCGTCGCCGGCGATGGCGCCCAGCGTGGTCCACAGGAAGATCGGCCAGGCCTCGAGCTTACCGAGGCCGACCAGCGTGCCGGCGCCGACGAGGACCACCGTGCTCGGCACGAACAGGCCGACGATGAACAGCGCCTCGCCCATCGCGATCAGGAAGACGATGGCGCCGGCGAAGCCGGGATTGTCGCCGATGAAGGAGACCAGCTGGTTGAGAAGGTCGGTCAAGGTCGGCCCCTTGGCGCGGCGGCGTGGCGGGAACGGGTCGTGCTGCGGTCTGCATATAGGCAGGCACCGGTCGGCTCAACAAGGGGTTTCGCGCGGTCGCGAAAGACCTCCGCCGGCCTTGTGCGGCGACGCGTTTGGGCTGAGGATCGACAAGTCG from Polymorphum gilvum SL003B-26A1 carries:
- a CDS encoding bifunctional DedA family/phosphatase PAP2 family protein; the encoded protein is MTDLLNQLVSFIGDNPGFAGAIVFLIAMGEALFIVGLFVPSTVVLVGAGTLVGLGKLEAWPIFLWTTLGAIAGDAVSYWIGHVYKDRLKSVWPLSRYRSLVERGEAFFLRHGGKSVFIGRFVPGVKAVVPGIAGMVGMNATRFTIINVVSAVAWAIAHLGPGFLAGTAFSALGEVSGRLALVLGVLCVIVFVAVMLGRWLILIVLPLFPGTHVALVAWCARRPDRLSRWVARTFDPEHPRSAGMLVSALLLLVTMPAFFWVVAEIAPGEAMLQADVAIRNLFQSLRTPLGDHIMVFITMLGDGVVVTVVTLAAAGYLFLRRAWRRALGFLVAMTGAALFVPLLKLTVLRLRPLELYDGAHAYSFPSGHATLNAVLYGILTVLVAHDRSPWTKAALFTVTAAYVLALGFSRVYLGAHWASDVVAGLLFGVAMVSAFGFVFGSIHNEKVGRTVLAVLVAAVLAAAGGWHVHRAFDAAVASYEPVLVDEVLAADAWLAGRWAELPARRIGLSGEDREPLVIQHAGLPARFAEVLAEHGWRRPPRWSIASAAGFVAGRTAAEDLPVLPRTQNGRRPALILIRDDPPDAPDAGRWILRLWPAGVALDAGGRRIPLYVGGVLHEKILHPMGEFSGPATDREAPAPDDNPALLMPGAIERLRPDGGPVVLVPPPA